A window from Vulpes vulpes isolate BD-2025 chromosome 9, VulVul3, whole genome shotgun sequence encodes these proteins:
- the OTOS gene encoding otospiralin, giving the protein MMKACLVPGVALCLLLGPLAGAKPVQEEGGPYAEPPAMPYWPFSTSDFWNYVQYFQALGAYPQVEDLARTFFAHFPLGTTLGFHVPYQQD; this is encoded by the exons ATGATGAAGGCCTGCTTGGTGCCAGGGGtggccctctgcctcctgctgggACCTCTGGCGG gGGCCAAGCCGGTGCAGGAGGAGGGAG GCCCCTATGCCGAGCCGCCCGCCATGCCCTACTGGCCTTTCTCCACCTCCGACTTCTGGAACTACGTGCAGTACTTCCAGGCCCTGGGGGCCTACCCGCAGGTTGAGGACCTGGCACGCACCTTCTTTGCTCACTTCCCCCTGGGGACCACCCTGGGGTTCCATGTCCCCTATCAGCAGGACTGA
- the COPS9 gene encoding COP9 signalosome complex subunit 9, giving the protein MKPAVDEMFPEGAGPYVDLDEAGGSTGLLMDLAANEKAVHADFFNDFEDLFDDDDIQ; this is encoded by the exons ATGAAGCCGGCGGTGGACGAGATGTTCCCCGAAGGCGCCGGGCCCTACGTGGACCTGGACGAG GCAGGAGGTAGCACCGGGCTCCTGATGGACTTGGCAGCCAACGAGAAGGCAGTTCACGCAGACTTTTTCAATG ATTTTGAAGATCTGTTTGATGATGATGACATCCAGTGA